From the genome of Bactrocera oleae isolate idBacOlea1 chromosome 2, idBacOlea1, whole genome shotgun sequence, one region includes:
- the jagn gene encoding protein jagunal, with product MASRGGPMVAGTDGADYEYRQRVAAPHRMSLQSKKRVKFCICYHIVLSTFMMTKLSPDFLDRIDVFWLEVEELEVPKPLLWEYVWMTSVFTMWFALSAILNNSVREMQKYMIALTLTGVIPVCYCFVYYFRDFWEYINLDAGTDIKETDIFIWRGMPYAVLWYGFSAVAIQLHGFTLYFAYKCIQAWRMRSAVKKSQ from the exons ATGGCATCTCGTGGTGGACCAATGGTGGCTGGCACCGATGGGGCTGACTACGAATACAGGCAACGTGTGGCTGCACCACACCGTATGAG TTTGCAGAGCAAAAAGAgagtaaaattttgcatttgctATCATATCGTACTTTCTACTTTTATGATGACCAAGTTGTCTCCGGATTTTTTGGATCGAATTGATGTCTTTTGGCTGGAGGTGGAGGAACTTGAAGTGCCAAAACCACTGTTGTGGGAATACGTTTGGATGACATCGGTATTTACAATGTGGTTTGCTCTTTCGGCAATACTTAACAATAGTGTTCgcgaaatgcaaaaatatatgataGCCCTTACGTTAACTGGCGTTATACCCGTTTGCTACTGCTTTGTTTACTACTTTAGAGATTTTTGGGAGTACATTAATTTAGATGCGGGAACTGATATAAAAGAAACGGATATTTTTATATGGCGC GGTATGCCTTACGCGGTGTTGTGGTATGGCTTCTCGGCTGTCGCTATTCAGTTACACGGTTTTACGCTGTATTTCGCCTATAAATGCATTCAAGCATGGCGTATGCGCAGCGCTGTAAAGAAGTCCCAATAG